In Nitrosophilus labii, the following proteins share a genomic window:
- the rplA gene encoding 50S ribosomal protein L1 — MGKKHSKRYQQLLEKIDRNKIYSVEEAAKTVKDLKSAKFDETVELALRLGVDPRHADQMVRGSVVLPHGTGKKVRVAVFAKGVKADEAKEAGADIVGAEDLVEEIQNGNINFDIAIATPDMMGLVGKIGRILGPKGLMPNPKTGTVTMDVAKAVKNAKSGQVNFRVDKKGNIHAGIGKASFPAEHIAENLKEFVAAINKLKPAAAKGKYIRLAALSLTMSPAIELDSQELMDIK; from the coding sequence ATGGGAAAAAAACATTCTAAAAGATATCAACAACTATTAGAAAAAATAGATAGAAATAAAATCTATTCTGTTGAAGAGGCTGCAAAGACTGTTAAAGATCTTAAATCTGCCAAATTTGACGAAACTGTTGAGTTGGCTTTAAGACTTGGAGTAGATCCAAGACATGCGGATCAAATGGTACGAGGTTCTGTTGTTTTACCCCATGGAACTGGTAAAAAAGTAAGGGTAGCAGTTTTTGCAAAAGGTGTTAAAGCTGATGAAGCTAAAGAGGCAGGTGCTGATATTGTCGGAGCTGAAGATTTAGTAGAAGAGATTCAAAACGGAAATATTAATTTTGATATAGCTATTGCTACTCCCGATATGATGGGTTTAGTTGGAAAAATAGGTAGAATTTTAGGACCAAAAGGACTTATGCCAAACCCTAAAACCGGAACGGTGACAATGGATGTTGCAAAAGCTGTAAAAAATGCTAAGAGTGGACAAGTAAACTTTAGAGTTGACAAAAAAGGTAATATTCACGCAGGGATTGGAAAAGCTAGCTTCCCGGCAGAACATATTGCAGAAAATTTAAAAGAGTTTGTAGCGGCAATTAATAAACTTAAGCCTGCAGCCGCAAAAGGAAAATATATAAGACTTGCTGCCTTATCTTTAACTATGAGTCCGGCAATAGAGTTAGATTCTCAGGAATTAATGGATATTAAATAA
- the tuf gene encoding elongation factor Tu, with translation MAKEKFVKTKPHVNIGTIGHVDHGKTTLTAAITAVLAEKGYAEKRDYDQIDNAPEERERGITIATSHVEYETEKRHYAHVDCPGHADYVKNMITGAAQMDGAILVVSAADGPMPQTREHILLSRQVGVPYIVVFLNKEDMVDDPELLELVEMEVRELLNEYDFPGDDVPVIAGSALKALEEAKEGKLGPWSEKIIKLMDAVDEYIPTPERDIDKPFLMPIEDVFSISGRGTVVTGRIERGIVKVGDEVEIVGIRPTQKTTVTGVEMFRKELDQGEAGDNVGVLLRGTKKEEVERGMVLCQPGSITPHTKFEAEVYVLTKEEGGRHTPFFSGYRPQFYVRTTDVTGSVILPEGTEMVMPGDNVKITAELIAPIALEEGTRFAIREGGRTVGAGVVTKIIE, from the coding sequence ATGGCTAAAGAAAAATTTGTCAAAACCAAGCCACATGTTAACATTGGTACTATAGGTCACGTTGACCATGGTAAGACTACTTTGACTGCTGCTATAACTGCAGTTTTGGCTGAAAAAGGTTACGCTGAAAAAAGAGATTACGATCAGATAGATAATGCGCCAGAAGAGAGAGAAAGAGGTATTACTATCGCTACTTCTCATGTTGAATACGAAACTGAAAAAAGACACTATGCGCACGTTGACTGTCCTGGACACGCGGACTACGTAAAAAACATGATCACTGGTGCTGCACAAATGGATGGAGCCATTTTAGTTGTTTCTGCTGCTGACGGTCCAATGCCACAAACTAGAGAGCACATTCTTCTTTCAAGACAGGTTGGTGTTCCATATATAGTTGTATTCCTAAACAAAGAGGATATGGTTGACGATCCTGAGCTTCTTGAACTTGTTGAAATGGAAGTTAGAGAGCTACTAAACGAGTATGATTTTCCAGGAGACGATGTACCAGTAATCGCAGGTTCTGCTTTAAAAGCTTTAGAAGAAGCAAAAGAAGGAAAACTTGGACCTTGGTCTGAAAAAATCATCAAGCTTATGGATGCGGTTGATGAGTATATTCCTACTCCTGAAAGAGATATCGACAAGCCATTCTTGATGCCAATTGAAGATGTTTTCTCAATCTCTGGTAGGGGTACAGTTGTTACTGGTAGAATCGAAAGAGGTATAGTTAAAGTTGGTGATGAGGTAGAAATAGTTGGCATAAGACCAACTCAAAAAACTACTGTTACTGGCGTTGAGATGTTTAGAAAAGAGCTTGATCAAGGTGAAGCTGGCGACAATGTCGGTGTACTTCTAAGAGGTACTAAAAAAGAGGAAGTTGAAAGAGGTATGGTTCTTTGTCAACCAGGCTCTATAACTCCTCACACTAAATTTGAAGCAGAAGTTTACGTACTAACTAAAGAAGAGGGTGGAAGACATACTCCATTCTTTAGCGGTTATAGACCTCAGTTCTATGTTAGAACAACTGACGTAACTGGAAGCGTTATTCTTCCAGAAGGGACTGAGATGGTTATGCCTGGAGATAATGTAAAAATCACGGCTGAACTTATAGCACCGATTGCTCTTGAAGAGGGAACGAGATTTGCTATCAGAGAAGGTGGTAGAACTGTCGGTGCCGGTGTTGTAACTAAAATAATCGAGTAA
- the rplL gene encoding 50S ribosomal protein L7/L12, giving the protein MAITKEDVIEYISNLSVLELSELVKEFEEKFGVSAQPTVVAGAVAAGGDAGGAAAEEKTEFDVVLTDAGAKKINAIKVVRAVTGLGLKEAKEAVESCPTTIKEGISKEEAEEIKKQFEEAGAKVEIK; this is encoded by the coding sequence ATGGCTATAACAAAAGAAGATGTAATCGAGTATATTTCAAATCTATCTGTTCTAGAATTAAGCGAATTGGTGAAAGAGTTTGAAGAGAAATTTGGTGTTTCTGCTCAACCAACAGTAGTTGCTGGCGCTGTTGCAGCTGGTGGTGATGCTGGTGGCGCTGCTGCAGAAGAGAAAACTGAGTTTGACGTTGTATTAACTGATGCTGGTGCTAAGAAAATTAATGCTATTAAAGTTGTAAGAGCTGTAACTGGCCTTGGACTAAAAGAAGCTAAAGAAGCTGTAGAAAGCTGTCCAACAACAATTAAAGAAGGTATAAGCAAAGAAGAAGCTGAAGAGATTAAAAAGCAGTTTGAAGAAGCTGGAGCAAAAGTAGAGATTAAATAA
- the nusG gene encoding transcription termination/antitermination protein NusG, with protein MTHKWYAIQVHGGSEQAVKRAIENIAKDEHLEEKIKEVIVPTEDVIEVKQGKKKITQRALYPGYVFALLELDLDLWHKIQSMPKVGRFIGESKKPTPLSEEDVKVILEKAQQKGAPKPKISFERGEVVRIIEGPFANFTGVVEEYDMEHGKLKLNVSIFGRSTPVEILYSQVEKII; from the coding sequence ATGACACATAAATGGTATGCGATACAGGTTCACGGCGGAAGTGAACAAGCAGTAAAAAGAGCAATAGAAAATATAGCTAAAGATGAGCATCTTGAAGAAAAAATTAAAGAAGTAATAGTACCTACGGAAGATGTAATAGAAGTAAAGCAGGGAAAAAAGAAAATAACACAAAGAGCTCTTTACCCAGGATACGTCTTCGCTCTTTTAGAACTAGATTTAGATTTATGGCATAAAATACAATCAATGCCAAAAGTAGGCAGATTTATAGGCGAATCAAAAAAGCCTACTCCTTTGAGTGAAGAAGATGTAAAAGTAATTTTAGAAAAAGCACAACAAAAAGGTGCGCCTAAACCTAAAATCTCTTTTGAACGCGGTGAAGTTGTTCGCATTATCGAAGGACCATTTGCTAATTTTACCGGTGTTGTAGAAGAGTATGATATGGAGCATGGAAAATTGAAGCTAAACGTATCTATATTTGGTAGAAGCACACCGGTTGAGATTCTCTATTCGCAAGTTGAAAAAATAATCTAA
- the rplK gene encoding 50S ribosomal protein L11 produces MAKKVVGEIKLQIPAGKANPSPPVGPALGQRGVNIMEFCKAFNEKTKDMMGFNIPVIITVYADRSFTFVTKQPPATDLIKKAAGIQKGSDNPLKNKVGKITKAQLEEIAKTKMPDLNTNDLEAAMKTIAGSCRSMGIEIVD; encoded by the coding sequence ATGGCTAAAAAAGTTGTTGGTGAAATCAAACTACAAATACCAGCCGGAAAAGCAAACCCGTCACCTCCAGTCGGTCCTGCTCTTGGACAAAGAGGTGTAAATATTATGGAGTTTTGTAAGGCGTTTAATGAAAAAACTAAAGATATGATGGGATTTAACATCCCTGTTATTATTACAGTTTATGCTGATAGAAGTTTTACTTTTGTTACAAAACAACCGCCTGCTACTGATTTGATAAAAAAAGCCGCAGGTATACAAAAAGGTAGTGATAATCCACTTAAAAATAAAGTAGGAAAAATAACTAAAGCTCAACTTGAAGAGATTGCAAAAACAAAAATGCCTGATTTAAATACAAATGATCTTGAAGCCGCAATGAAAACAATAGCGGGATCATGTAGAAGTATGGGGATTGAAATAGTTGATTAA
- the rpoB gene encoding DNA-directed RNA polymerase subunit beta, protein MLNNIKSGNRLRVDFSKIPQIIEIPHLLQLQQNSYENFLMIDKEERSQSGIEKVFRSIFPIHDSQNRLSLEYIGSEITKPKYTIRECMERGLTYSVSLKMKIRLVLWERDEKSGEKIGVKDMKEQTIFVRDIPLMTDRTSFIINGVERIVVNQLHRSPGVIFKEEESATSGGKLVYTAQIIPDRGAWLYFEYDPKDILYVRINKRRKIPATILFRALGYSKQDILKLFYPITKIIIKDNKFFTEFNPDNFVGRVSYDVRDENGNLIIAAGKRLTSKKAKKLQEDGLKFVEYPVDILIDRFLAKPIIDSNSGEVLFDTLTHLDENKLKKIIDLGIENLYIANDLATGKDRSIINSFIADQESLKLLKQTEGIEDENDLAAIRIYKVMRPGEPVTKEAAKSFVKQLFFDPERYDITRVGRMKMNHKLGVKVPEYVTVLTSEDIIKSVQYLIKVKNGQGHIDDRDHLGNRRIRAIGELLANELHSGLVKMQKAIRDKMTTISGNLDELMPHDLINSKMITNTILEFFASGQLSQFMDQTNPLSEITHKRRLSALGEGGLVKERAGFEVRDVHPTHYGRICPVETPEGQNIGLINTLSTYAKVNELGFIEAAYKKVVDGKITDEVVYLTAAQEEGLVIAPANTEIIDGNEIKEDMIEARKDGEIVFVEKNKVDLIDLTPRMVVGVAASLIPFLEHDDANRALMGSNMQRQAVPLLKTEAPMVGTGMEKVVARDSWEAVKARRSGVVEKIDANNIYILGEDENGAYIDHYSLQKNLRTNQNTCFTQTPIVKKGDYVEAGQIIADGPNMDKGELALGKNMLVAFMPWNGYNFEDAIVVSERILRDDEFTSVHIYEKEIEARELKHGVEEITRDIPNVKEEEIAHLDESGIVKIGTYVKPGMILVGKVSPKGEVKPTPEERLLRAIFGEKAGHVANNSLYCPPSMEGVVVDVKVFTKKGYEKDPRAIKAYEEEKERLDREHHDKLLMVDREEMLRIISLLSKSPLEKDAKVKDKEFKAGELIPKEELSSINRFALNFLVKSYPVEIQEEYKRLKNYFQNEKRKLTEEHEEKLAILEKEDILTSGVVKLVKVFIATKRKLKIGDKMAGRHGNKGIVSIIVPEIDMPYTKDGRVVDIVLNPLGVPSRMNIGQILEVHLGLIGKKLGEQIQEIFESKRDDFVKELREKMIEIANVAKLMNAKEAIGKMSDEELIKYARDWSKGVKFASPVFEGVTAEEFKKLYEMAKMDMDGKMELYDGRTGEKFKERVNVGYMYMLKLHHLVDEKVHARSTGPYSLVTQQPVGGKALFGGQRFGEMEVWALEAHGAAHTLKEMLTIKSDDVEGRVKAYKAITKGEPIPEPGIPETLFVLTKELQSLGIDVEILDEEKEDEETGTN, encoded by the coding sequence ATGCTAAACAATATAAAATCCGGAAACAGATTAAGAGTCGATTTTTCAAAAATTCCTCAAATCATTGAGATACCGCATCTATTGCAACTTCAACAAAACAGTTACGAAAATTTTTTGATGATCGACAAAGAGGAGAGAAGTCAGAGTGGTATAGAAAAAGTTTTTAGATCAATTTTCCCTATTCACGACTCCCAAAATAGGTTGTCTTTAGAGTATATTGGAAGTGAGATTACTAAGCCTAAATATACCATTCGCGAATGTATGGAGAGAGGTCTTACGTACAGCGTCTCTTTGAAAATGAAGATACGTTTGGTTCTTTGGGAGCGTGACGAAAAGAGTGGAGAGAAAATTGGTGTAAAAGATATGAAAGAGCAGACTATCTTCGTAAGAGATATTCCTCTTATGACAGATAGGACATCATTTATAATCAACGGCGTTGAAAGAATCGTTGTAAATCAGCTTCACAGAAGCCCGGGTGTAATTTTTAAAGAAGAAGAGTCTGCTACTAGTGGTGGTAAACTTGTATATACCGCTCAGATAATTCCAGATAGAGGTGCATGGCTCTATTTTGAGTATGATCCAAAAGATATTTTATATGTAAGAATCAATAAAAGAAGAAAAATACCGGCAACAATTTTGTTCAGGGCATTGGGATATAGTAAACAGGATATCTTAAAACTATTCTATCCTATTACTAAAATCATAATAAAAGATAACAAATTTTTTACAGAGTTTAATCCAGACAATTTTGTAGGAAGAGTATCTTATGACGTAAGAGATGAAAACGGAAATCTAATAATAGCAGCTGGAAAAAGACTAACTTCAAAAAAAGCAAAAAAGCTTCAAGAAGATGGTTTGAAATTTGTCGAATACCCAGTTGATATATTGATAGATAGATTTTTGGCAAAACCTATTATTGATTCTAACAGCGGTGAGGTATTATTTGATACGTTAACTCACTTAGATGAGAATAAACTTAAAAAGATTATTGATTTAGGAATTGAAAATCTTTATATAGCAAATGATTTGGCAACTGGAAAAGATAGATCTATTATTAACTCTTTTATTGCTGATCAAGAGAGTCTTAAACTTCTTAAACAGACTGAAGGGATAGAAGATGAAAATGATTTAGCTGCTATTAGGATATATAAAGTTATGAGACCAGGAGAACCCGTTACTAAAGAAGCTGCAAAATCTTTCGTAAAACAGCTCTTTTTTGATCCTGAAAGATATGACATTACCCGTGTGGGTAGAATGAAAATGAACCATAAATTGGGTGTGAAAGTTCCAGAATATGTTACTGTTCTAACTAGCGAAGACATCATAAAATCGGTTCAGTATCTGATTAAAGTTAAAAACGGTCAAGGTCATATAGACGATAGAGATCACTTAGGAAACAGAAGAATCAGAGCAATTGGGGAATTACTAGCAAATGAGCTACATAGCGGTTTAGTTAAGATGCAAAAAGCTATCCGCGATAAGATGACTACTATCAGTGGAAATCTAGACGAGCTAATGCCGCATGATTTAATAAACTCAAAAATGATTACAAATACTATTTTAGAGTTTTTTGCAAGCGGTCAGCTTTCACAATTTATGGATCAGACTAACCCTCTTAGTGAAATCACACATAAAAGAAGACTATCTGCTTTAGGTGAAGGCGGTTTAGTAAAAGAGAGAGCAGGATTTGAGGTTAGAGACGTCCATCCAACTCATTATGGAAGGATATGTCCGGTAGAGACCCCAGAAGGTCAAAATATCGGTCTTATAAACACCCTTTCTACTTATGCCAAGGTTAATGAGCTAGGCTTTATTGAAGCTGCATATAAAAAAGTGGTTGACGGTAAGATCACTGACGAAGTTGTTTATCTAACTGCTGCTCAAGAAGAGGGTCTGGTTATAGCTCCAGCAAATACAGAAATCATTGATGGCAACGAAATCAAGGAAGATATGATTGAAGCTAGAAAGGATGGTGAGATTGTATTTGTAGAAAAAAATAAAGTTGATCTTATAGACCTTACGCCTAGAATGGTAGTTGGTGTGGCAGCTAGTCTTATTCCGTTTTTGGAGCATGACGACGCTAACAGGGCGCTAATGGGTTCTAACATGCAACGTCAGGCTGTTCCTTTATTGAAAACTGAAGCACCTATGGTTGGAACCGGCATGGAAAAAGTTGTAGCAAGAGACTCTTGGGAAGCTGTAAAAGCGAGAAGAAGCGGTGTTGTTGAAAAGATAGACGCTAACAATATCTATATTTTAGGTGAAGATGAAAATGGAGCATATATAGATCACTACTCTTTGCAAAAAAATCTTAGAACCAATCAAAATACATGTTTTACTCAAACACCAATCGTTAAAAAAGGCGACTATGTTGAAGCGGGGCAGATAATAGCTGATGGTCCTAACATGGACAAAGGAGAACTTGCTCTTGGAAAAAATATGCTTGTTGCGTTTATGCCTTGGAACGGATACAACTTCGAGGATGCTATAGTTGTAAGCGAAAGAATTTTGAGAGATGATGAGTTTACGTCCGTTCATATTTATGAAAAAGAGATTGAGGCAAGAGAACTAAAACATGGCGTTGAAGAGATAACAAGAGATATTCCAAATGTTAAAGAAGAAGAGATAGCCCATCTTGATGAGAGCGGAATAGTTAAAATCGGAACATATGTTAAACCTGGAATGATCTTGGTTGGAAAAGTTTCTCCAAAAGGAGAAGTAAAACCTACACCTGAAGAGAGACTTTTAAGAGCTATTTTTGGTGAAAAAGCTGGACATGTTGCCAACAACTCACTATATTGTCCTCCATCTATGGAAGGAGTTGTAGTTGATGTTAAAGTATTTACAAAAAAAGGTTATGAAAAAGACCCAAGGGCTATAAAAGCTTATGAAGAGGAGAAAGAGAGATTAGATCGAGAACATCATGATAAACTATTGATGGTAGATAGAGAAGAGATGCTAAGAATTATCTCTTTACTTTCTAAATCTCCTCTGGAAAAAGATGCTAAAGTAAAAGATAAAGAGTTTAAAGCTGGTGAGCTTATTCCAAAAGAGGAACTATCATCTATAAACAGATTTGCTCTTAATTTCTTGGTAAAATCTTACCCTGTTGAAATTCAAGAAGAGTATAAAAGACTTAAAAACTATTTCCAAAACGAAAAGAGAAAGTTGACTGAAGAGCATGAGGAAAAATTGGCTATTTTGGAAAAAGAAGACATCCTGACGAGCGGCGTTGTAAAACTTGTAAAAGTTTTTATAGCAACAAAAAGAAAACTCAAAATCGGTGACAAAATGGCAGGACGCCATGGTAACAAAGGCATCGTTTCTATCATAGTTCCTGAGATAGACATGCCTTATACGAAAGATGGTCGTGTAGTAGATATCGTACTAAATCCTCTTGGTGTTCCTTCGAGGATGAATATCGGTCAGATATTGGAAGTTCATTTAGGACTTATAGGAAAAAAACTAGGAGAGCAGATACAAGAGATTTTTGAATCCAAAAGAGACGATTTTGTGAAAGAACTTAGAGAGAAAATGATTGAGATAGCCAATGTGGCAAAACTGATGAATGCCAAAGAGGCTATTGGAAAAATGAGTGATGAAGAGCTTATTAAGTATGCTAGAGATTGGAGCAAGGGTGTAAAATTTGCCAGTCCGGTTTTTGAGGGTGTTACGGCCGAAGAGTTCAAAAAGCTCTATGAGATGGCTAAGATGGATATGGATGGCAAAATGGAGCTTTATGACGGTAGAACCGGAGAGAAGTTCAAAGAGAGAGTAAATGTTGGTTATATGTATATGTTAAAACTTCATCACCTTGTTGATGAAAAAGTTCACGCAAGAAGTACAGGACCTTACTCACTTGTTACACAGCAACCTGTAGGAGGAAAAGCTCTATTTGGTGGACAAAGATTTGGTGAGATGGAGGTTTGGGCTCTTGAAGCGCACGGTGCTGCCCATACTCTTAAAGAGATGTTAACAATAAAATCGGATGATGTAGAGGGTAGAGTGAAAGCTTATAAAGCTATTACCAAAGGTGAACCTATTCCAGAACCTGGTATTCCAGAAACTCTTTTTGTTTTAACAAAAGAGCTTCAATCACTTGGAATCGATGTAGAAATTTTAGATGAGGAAAAAGAAGATGAAGAGACTGGTACCAATTGA
- the rpmG gene encoding 50S ribosomal protein L33 — MREIIHLACEKCNRRNYHTTKNKKTHTEKFQIRKYCKFCKEHTLHKEAKL, encoded by the coding sequence ATGAGAGAAATAATTCATTTGGCTTGTGAGAAGTGTAATAGAAGAAATTATCACACGACAAAAAACAAAAAAACTCATACAGAGAAATTTCAAATAAGAAAATATTGCAAATTTTGTAAAGAACACACACTACATAAAGAAGCTAAACTTTAA
- the secE gene encoding preprotein translocase subunit SecE, with the protein MEKFIKYFEEAKIELQKVIFPTKDQVKNAYIAVFVVVLIVSLFLALIDLTMSFTLSHIM; encoded by the coding sequence ATGGAAAAATTTATAAAATATTTTGAAGAAGCAAAGATAGAGTTACAAAAAGTAATTTTCCCTACAAAAGACCAAGTAAAAAATGCTTATATTGCTGTTTTTGTCGTGGTACTGATTGTTTCACTTTTTTTGGCGTTGATAGATTTGACTATGTCATTTACTCTTTCACATATAATGTAA
- the rplJ gene encoding 50S ribosomal protein L10 has protein sequence MTRAQKEEVVARLTEEFKNAAAIIDCNYKGMSVSELESFRKKLKEKGIKAQVVKNTLALIALKNNGIEDFQLKDTNILVWGDDLVTLAKTVTEFAKEAPKGFEIKQGYFEGEVADPAKIEAYSKLPSKEELLGMLLSVWTAPLRNLLYVWNAPKQNFVTVLENIKQQKENS, from the coding sequence TTGACACGAGCTCAAAAAGAAGAGGTTGTTGCCAGGCTCACTGAAGAGTTCAAAAATGCAGCAGCTATAATAGATTGTAACTATAAAGGTATGAGCGTATCTGAGTTGGAGTCTTTTAGAAAAAAGCTTAAAGAAAAAGGGATTAAAGCTCAGGTTGTAAAAAATACACTTGCTTTAATTGCTTTAAAAAATAACGGTATTGAAGATTTCCAACTTAAAGATACAAATATCCTTGTTTGGGGTGACGATCTCGTAACTTTAGCAAAAACAGTAACTGAATTTGCTAAAGAAGCACCGAAAGGTTTTGAGATTAAACAAGGTTATTTTGAAGGTGAGGTTGCTGATCCTGCCAAGATTGAAGCCTATTCTAAGCTTCCGAGCAAAGAAGAGCTTCTTGGTATGTTGCTGTCTGTATGGACTGCGCCTCTTAGAAACTTACTATACGTATGGAATGCACCAAAACAGAATTTTGTTACAGTGCTTGAAAATATAAAACAACAAAAAGAAAATTCTTAA